The segment GATTGGGAATTTCCCGATTTTTTCTGTCTGAATCAAGGTCATTGCTTCAAACAACTCATCCAGTGTACCAAAGCCACCTGGCATGACGATGAAGCCTTGTGAATACCTCACGAACATGACTTTGCGGACAAAGAAGTAGTCAAAGTTGATGAATTTGTCTTGATCAATGTAGATGTTGCCATTTTGCTCAAAGGGTAGTTCTATGTTCAAACCGACAGATTTTCCAGACTCACTGTGTGCGCCTTTGTTGCCAGCTTCCATGATGCCAGGTCCCCCACCTGTGATCACGCCATAGCCATGTCGGACTAGTTTGGCGCCAATCTCTTCGGCCATGTGATAGTAGGGGTGGTCAGGCTTGGTTCTTGCCGATCCAAAGATGGATACGCAAGGACCTATTTTAGCTAGTTTTTCAAAGCCTTCGACCATTTCGGCCATCACTTTGAATATGACCCACGAATCAATGCTTTTGATTTCGTTCCAATCCTTTTTTTTGAAGGCCTGTCTGATTTTTTTTTCGGTTTCTCCGTTGATAGAGTTTTCTCCCATTCCCATTTCCTTATGCTATTTTGATGAATCTTTTTTCGCAAGGAGCGCAAATTTACACATTATCGACTTCAAGCTCAGTCTGAAGTGAGAATATCCTTGATGGCGTCCTCTGCGCTAGTGAATTTAAATTTGAAGCCACTGTCGATGACTTTTTGATTGGATATATGGTGACCTTCCAATACGATCTCAGCCATCTCTCCTAACAATATTTTGAGTACAAACTCAGGCACATTGGGCATCCAAAGAGGTCTGCGTAGTGCACTGGCGATCAATTGTGTCAACCGAAGATTGGTGACGGGATCATTGCCCACGGCATTGTACGCCCCTACGGTCGCCTTGTTGTGCATGAAATATTCGATCATGGCCGCCAAATCATCTACATGTATCCAGTTGCAAATCTGATTGCCACTACCGAGTGCCGCACCGACACACCATTTGATTGGTTGTGCGATTTTATCCAATGCACCTCCTCTGGAGGAAAGTACCAAGCCAATGCGTGGTTTGACCACTCTGATGCCTAAATCCGCAATTTTGTCTGCCTCTTTTTCCCAGTCAATGGTTACTTCGGCCAAAAAGTCTTTTCCTTCTGCATCGTCTTCTTTTGACCAATGAGAAAAGGGTTCATAGCCATAATAGCCAATAGCAGAGGCACAAATAAATGTTGCAGGTTTTTGTTTGCGCTTGGACAGAACTTCATAAAAGAGTCTTGTCGAGTCAATTCTGCTGTCATAGATTTCCTTCTTCCTTTTTTCTGTCCACTTGTGTTCGGCGACACCTGCACCTGCTAGATGAATGATCACTTCTACGCCATCCAACGCTCCCTCTTCGATGTAGCCAGACCGAATGTCCCATTCGAAAACTTCGGCGGTCAAATGCTTAAAATGATTGCGGCTTAGCAGTCTGACAGTGTGACCTTTAGCAATTAACAATGCCGTTAGATGAGATGCTACCAAACCATTACCCCCTGTTATGAGTACTGTCATATGCAAATGTGTTTTTATTGACTTAATTCAATATTAAATCTTTAACGAGATACATTATTAAAGTTATTCACTATTTTAGGAATTAGTCTAAATCAAAATTTAGTTAATGGATTTTTCTCTTGAGTCATATCAGCAACTAGTCATACTCAGCCTTGGATTTGCTGTGATTTGCATCGCAGCGTCTCGAATTGCACCCATCTTTCAGAAGATCAATTTGCCTATCATCACGGGGTTTTTGGCAACTGGGGTTTTGGCAGGCCCGTACATTTTGGATCTGGTGCCCAAGGAATCAACTCATCAACTCAATTTTATCAATGAAATTGCCTTGGCATTTATTGCATTTGCGGCGGGATCAGAGTTGTATCTCCGTGAATTGCGCTCTCGCTTTAGAAGCATCAAATGGAATACAATTAGCCAATTGGTTTTTACTTTCGGGTGTGGTAGTCTGTCTGTATTTTTTCTTTCTGACCTGATACCTTTTATCAAGGGGATGGATTTCAGTACCAAACTCAGTGTGTCATTGCTTGCTGGGGCAATTTTTGTGGCGAGATCACCTACGAGTGCCATCGCCATCATCAACGAACTCCGAGCCAAAGGGCCACTGACACAAACTGTGTTGGGCGTCACTGTGTTGACGGATTTTTTCGTCATTATTCTTTTTGCGGTAGCCATGTCGTTTGCCGTCAGCCTGTCAGGAGGCAACAGTTTTAACTACATCAGCATTATTTTACTATTGATTGAAATTGCCGTGTCGTTGGGTATTGGGTTTTTGTTGGGAAAGGTACTCAATATGACTATTTCGCTTAGGATCAGGCGGTTTGTCAAGTCTATCTTGATCATTGCGCTGGGTTATTCTGTGTATTTGCTCAAATTCTATTTGCAAGAGTTGTCGGCGGGATTTATGTCTCATGCCTTTACGATTGAGCCATTGATTATTTGCATCATTGCGAGTTTTTATGTAGCGAACTACACGAAAAATCGTCCGGAATTTCTGTCCATACTGGACAAAACTTTTCCCCTGATCTATGCAGCATTTTTTACTTTGACTGGGGCATCTCTTTCGCTCTATGCACTTATGGATGCTTCGTTGGTGGCTTTGTTGTTTTTCTTCATCAGGCTTTTATCTATCATGGCGGGCAATTATTTCGGAGGAATGATGGCGGAAGACCCATGGGCTCAGAT is part of the Reichenbachiella agarivorans genome and harbors:
- a CDS encoding monovalent cation:proton antiporter family protein codes for the protein MDFSLESYQQLVILSLGFAVICIAASRIAPIFQKINLPIITGFLATGVLAGPYILDLVPKESTHQLNFINEIALAFIAFAAGSELYLRELRSRFRSIKWNTISQLVFTFGCGSLSVFFLSDLIPFIKGMDFSTKLSVSLLAGAIFVARSPTSAIAIINELRAKGPLTQTVLGVTVLTDFFVIILFAVAMSFAVSLSGGNSFNYISIILLLIEIAVSLGIGFLLGKVLNMTISLRIRRFVKSILIIALGYSVYLLKFYLQELSAGFMSHAFTIEPLIICIIASFYVANYTKNRPEFLSILDKTFPLIYAAFFTLTGASLSLYALMDASLVALLFFFIRLLSIMAGNYFGGMMAEDPWAQIHVGWMPYITQAGVALGLTAVVSNEFPSFGPDFAAFIIAIVVINEIVGPPLFKYAITKAGENRNKGSFKYDGIRDAIIFGYESQSVSLARQLMNNGWQVQIATRKKPEEIEVPDGIVLRHIEQVDLETLKVMHADKSEAIVCLMSDRRNLEACELAYKHFGTPDMIVRLGDRSYYDKFLALGARVVDPSTAIVSLLDHYVRSPQATSLLLGMQPGQDTRDMELQDPSLHGITLRDLRLPSDVLILSIHRGGQMIISHGFTRLRVGDVVTFVGSTESLNVMQLKFDHYSS
- a CDS encoding LOG family protein yields the protein MGMGENSINGETEKKIRQAFKKKDWNEIKSIDSWVIFKVMAEMVEGFEKLAKIGPCVSIFGSARTKPDHPYYHMAEEIGAKLVRHGYGVITGGGPGIMEAGNKGAHSESGKSVGLNIELPFEQNGNIYIDQDKFINFDYFFVRKVMFVRYSQGFIVMPGGFGTLDELFEAMTLIQTEKIGKFPIILVGTEFWSGLIDWIKNVIIEKNGNASPKDLDLFHIVDTASDAVAVIDEFYNNYNLSPNFLI
- a CDS encoding TIGR01777 family oxidoreductase, with amino-acid sequence MTVLITGGNGLVASHLTALLIAKGHTVRLLSRNHFKHLTAEVFEWDIRSGYIEEGALDGVEVIIHLAGAGVAEHKWTEKRKKEIYDSRIDSTRLFYEVLSKRKQKPATFICASAIGYYGYEPFSHWSKEDDAEGKDFLAEVTIDWEKEADKIADLGIRVVKPRIGLVLSSRGGALDKIAQPIKWCVGAALGSGNQICNWIHVDDLAAMIEYFMHNKATVGAYNAVGNDPVTNLRLTQLIASALRRPLWMPNVPEFVLKILLGEMAEIVLEGHHISNQKVIDSGFKFKFTSAEDAIKDILTSD